A window of Colletes latitarsis isolate SP2378_abdomen chromosome 11, iyColLati1, whole genome shotgun sequence genomic DNA:
TCATACCGCCCCATTCGGTAAAACATGCCATTTGTTCCAGGTAATCGTCGAATGGAATCATCACGTTCTGAGGAAGAGATTAATCGAAAAATTAACAGAGGTACAAAAATAATTCTTGTGCATAATAATTAACCCCTCTGATATGGCAAATTCGACTAATAAATAATTtgatttttgaaaaaatttcttCAATGTGATTTATCATTGGagaatatgttagaaaaaaaaaatatgaattcTTATATAGAAAAGGTAAGGTAACAagatattaatatataaaatgatTTTTTCGTAAACACGAATTAACAAATCTGATTGGATTTTGCCAGAAGTTATAAGTCAATGTTAGTGTCGAAAGGGTTAATATCGGGGAAAATAACGCGCAAAATATATTGAATCTACCTCTTCAAATAAATGTTTCATTTTTCTCATGAATTCCACACACTTCTTCCTGACCCTTATGTGATAATATTGTGTCATATAAACTTGTTCGCTGACTGCTCTGAACAAACAAGTCGGATCCCTCGGTGCCTGTTTCCTAAAATATCCTTCATTTTGCAACCATTCGTCAACAGGTTCCTGAGCACGTTTCGACGGCTTTCTGGGTGATATTTCCATCTTACTCTATCgaagtaaataataaaaaaaaagacttgGTTTTATTTAATTCACGAAATAGAAAACGTAAACATTCGGGTATCAGATATCCTATTAAAGGAATCATATTTACTTTCAAACCTTCGAAAAACATGAAAGGACAATGTCGTCTGTGACTGATCGCGTGAATCGctgatttgaaaattgaaaataaaaaaatataatttcgatcGTAAATACGACTTATTTGTACCTGATACGAGAGAAACTAGCGATACTTCAAGGATATTCGTTTGAGAAAAGATCGTCTATCGTGTCGAGATTgttagaaacgttcaatttaactTTTACTTCACACTCGTGCTACCATCATGGCTACCAAAGGACTAGCAAGCATGCAAGCAACAGATTACAGATCCTTCTTCGGAAGCTTGCCATTAGAATCGACGTCCACGAAACTATTGGACGAAAGTAACTCGTCGACCAATCGCGATCCGTCGTTTCGTTGCTTTCTGTCGGAAAAGGACCACTGCCCCACTTAAAGACGATtccgtatatatatatttcttttgtCTCCATTTTCGCGCGACTGTTTGAATAGCACAGTCTTCTTCGTTATCCCCAGAAACATTCGTTACGATCTATTTCTGAATGATGAATTTAcgcaaattaaaatttgtcgatCGATTTGACATGAACGAGAatgctaaaaatattattataaaaaattgtaaatacatATAGAACCACTATGAGTATACGAGAGAAAATTTGAACCTAAACAAACGTAGTCGAATGGATGCTGACACGACAATTGAAGCGATAAAATCACAAAATTAAACTggtattcgaatattttcgtGATCGTCTATACATACCATTAGAGAAAACAGAACAAGTATACTTTTCATTGAAAATGTTTTTTCCGATGCATCGATACATAAAAATGAATAGAATTACTTTCAGTTTGTGCATCGTTCGATATCGTTTTGTTCCGACGATAGTCGAAATGAAATAAAGAATTTGATAAAATCATATTTGGGTTGCAAGATTCTTCCTTTTTTACAAATTACTTTTTTATTCGTCATAATTTTTATCAGAATGACAATGCGATGTgtacgaaatattaaaaaagtacAATAGCCCGttatataaaatatgatttttaCAGAAATATAAGATCAACCGCTGTACCATTGCGATATATCTGTAACGCATGCAATGCTACCCAATTTTGTTGCTATCGAAAATAACGTTTGCCTGCGTGCAGAGCTTTCTTAGTATAAAAAGTACATCCTTTGGCGAGTTAGTGAATACAGACGGATGCCGTTACAAGCCCAAATAGTTATCTGATCGTTGATAACGTTAAAAATCGAATAGGTTTGCTCGTCGTGATTTTATCGTACGCCTTAATTAAGCTTGGGCCCGAACCCTCATCGTCGTTCCGTTGTTAATAAGTTTCGTGTAAAAAAATCGACTTGTGCGTCTCGCCGAAAGGAACGCTCACATGGCGGTAGGATAAGTATAATCATAAGATTACATTAACACAGTGTTTCGCATTCTCCTTTGTTTCCTGTCGGCAATGTATGAATAATTGTTATAAAATGTCATGATATAGAAAATGGAAGAAATGAGTCGCTGCTCCTTTTCCTTTCTGTCTTTTCTTCGTTTTGCGAGAACTTCGTTTTAAGCAGCTATTTTCTCAGCGTCGATCGCTGAAACAGAAAACGTCGTTCTTCGTTCCACCAGTGTTCTAAACGTACGAAAAGAAAAAGGTCCTTGGAAAACGTACGCTTACCTTCTTTGGTTGGCAAGACGTTCTTCTCCAGCGTTTCTGCGTGTTTCAGTTTCGCCGGATCGAAGTTTTCAATCCCCGAGATCAGCTGTTGCTTGCCTTTCTCCTGTTGGATAGCTGCGCGCAAAAATACAATTTCGCgtcaataataataaatttctaaataatttCGCGTtatggtttttctcgtgttcggtcGGTGTTCTTTTTCGCGACACGACAAGGATCGTAAAACGCAACGAAAATCTACGAAAGCTTCGAAATACGATACTGTACCGTCTTTGTCAGGTAGGGGATTTTTTTCTTGGGTCTCGGTGTGCTTCAGACTGGTCGGGTCGAATTTCTCGATGCCGGCGATCAACGTTTGCTGAGTTTTTTCCGCGGCTACATCTGCAAAAC
This region includes:
- the Cib gene encoding thymosin beta cib isoform X1, giving the protein MSSPSLKDLPKVALDLKSELEGFNHGCMKKAATAEKNVLPSAEDVRQERRHSDLIHDVESFKTDQLKHADTKEKMILPNAKDVAAEKTQQTLIAGIEKFDPTSLKHTETQEKNPLPDKDAIQQEKGKQQLISGIENFDPAKLKHAETLEKNVLPTKEAIDAEKIAA
- the Cib gene encoding thymosin beta cib isoform X2; translated protein: MSSPSLKDLPKVALDLKSELEGFNHGCMKKAATAEKNVLPSAEDVAAEKTQQTLIAGIEKFDPTSLKHTETQEKNPLPDKDAIQQEKGKQQLISGIENFDPAKLKHAETLEKNVLPTKEAIDAEKIAA